A single Trypanosoma brucei gambiense DAL972 chromosome 9, complete sequence DNA region contains:
- a CDS encoding DNA topoisomerase II, putative, translating into MAEAHKYKKLTPIEHVLTRPEMYIGSLDTTATPMFIYDEQKGHMVWETVKLNHGLLKIVDEILLNASDNISNRSARMTYIRVTITDTGEITIENDGAGIPIVRSREHKLYIPEMVFGHLLTSSNYDDDNQNAVAGRHGYGAKLTNILSLSFSVCCRTNGREFHMSWQDHMRKATAPRVSNVGTKEKNVTRVKFLPDYERFGMKEKKISNDMKRVLYKRIMDLSAMFPNIQITLNGSSFGFKSFKDYATLYSAMTPKGEKPPPPYVYESKSGCVAFIPSVVPGVRRMFGVVNGVVTYNGGTHCNAAQDILTGCLDGVERELKKENKVMDTNRVLRHFTILVFLVQVQPKFDSQNKARLVSTPTMPRVPRQDVMKYLLRMPFLEAHVSTITGQLAQELNKEIGTGRRMSSKTLLTSITKLVDATSTRRDPKHTRTLIVTEGDSAKALAQNSLSSDQKRYTGVFPLRGKLLNVRNKNLKRLRNCKELQELFCALGLELDKDYTDADELRYQRILIMTDQDADGSHIKGLVINAFESLWPSLLVRNPGFISIFSTPIVKARLRDKSVVSFFSMKEFHKWQRSNANTPYTCKYYKGLGTSTTAEGKEYFKDMEKHTMRLLVDRSDHKLLDNVFDSQEVEWRKDWMTKANAFTGEVDIDRSKKMLTVTDFVHKEMVHFALVGNARALAHSVDGLKPSQRKIIWALMRRSGNEAAKVAQLSGYISEASAFHHGETSLQETMIKMAQSFTGGNNVNLLVPEGQFGSRQQLGNDHAAPRYIFTKLSKVARLLFPSEDDPLLDYIVEEGQQVEPNHYVPILPLLLCNGSVGIGFGFASNIPPFHPLDVSAAVRAMISGEAAKSVVRRLVPWAVGFQGEIRRGPEGEFIAVGTYTYCKGGRVHVTELPWTCSVEAFREHISYLATKDIVNRIADYSGANHVDIDVEVAQGAVNTYAECESELGLTQRIHINGTVFSPNGTLSPLESDLTPVLQWHYDRRLDLYKKRRQRNLTLLEQELAREKSTLKFVQHFRAGHIDFANATEATLEKVCSKLGLVRVDDSFDYILRKPITFYTKTSFENLLKKIAETERRIEALKKTTPVQLWLGELDQFDRFFQDHEKKMVEAILKERRQRSPPSDLLPGLQQPRLEVEEAKGGKKFEMRVQVRKYVPPPTKRGAGGRSDGDGGATAAGAAAAVGGRGEKKGPGRAGGVRRMVLDALAKRVTRLLPRLLF; encoded by the coding sequence ATGGCGGAGGCACACAAGTATAAGAAGCTCACACCTATTGAGCATGTACTCACACGACCAGAGATGTACATTGGTAGTCTCGACACAACGGCAACCCCCATGTTTATATACGATGAACAGAAGGGTCACATGGTGTGGGAGACGGTGAAACTGAATCACGGTTTGCTGAAAATCGTGGATGAAATTCTGCTAAATGCATCTGATAACATCTCCAACAGAAGTGCGCGCATGACGTATATCCGCGTGACCATCACGGACACGGGTGAGATTACTATAGAGAACGACGGTGCTGGGATCCCCATCGTACGCAGTCGGGAGCATAAATTATATATACCAGAGATGGTATTCGGTCACCTACTTACCAGCTCTAATTATGATGACGATAACCAAAATGCAGTTGCTGGTCGCCACGGTTACGGTGCAAAGCTAACCAACATTCTTTCCCTGAGCTTTTCCGTCTGCTGCCGCACAAATGGGAGGGAGTTTCACATGAGTTGGCAGGATCACATGAGGAAGGCAACGGCTCCACGCGTTTCAAACGTCggcacaaaagagaaaaatgtcACGCGTGTGAAGTTTCTCCCCGACTACGAGCGATTTGGCATGAAGGAGAAGAAAATTTCAAACGACATGAAGCGTGTGCTCTACAAGCGCATTATGGACCTTTCCGCAATGTTTCCGAATATTCAAATAACCCTGAACGGCTCATCCTTTGGCTTCAAGTCCTTTAAGGACTATGCGACTCTGTACAGTGCCATGACCCCAAAGGGAGAGaaaccaccgccaccatACGTATACGAGAGTAAAAGCGGTTGCGTTGCCTTCATTCCTTCAGTAGTCCCCGGGGTGCGGCGGATGTTTGGTGTGGTCAACGGTGTGGTAACGTATAATGGCGGTACGCATTGCAATGCTGCGCAGGATATATTGACCGGCTGCCTCGATGGCGTGGAACGGGAATTAAAGAAGGAGAACAAAGTGATGGACACTAATCGAGTGCTTCGTCACTTCACTATTCTAGTTTTCCTCGTGCAGGTGCAGCCAAAGTTTGATTCTCAGAATAAAGCTCGACTTGTTTCTACCCCCACGATGCCCCGTGTTCCTCGGCAAGATGTGATGAAATATCTTCTGCGCATGCCTTTTCTCGAGGCTCATGTGAGTACTATTACGGGGCAGTTAGCGCAGGAACTAAATAAGGAGATCGGCACCGGACGCCGTATGAGTAGCAAAACCCTCCTGACCTCCATAACGAAACTGGTAGATGCAACTTCTACACGCCGTGACCCAAAACATACCCGCACGTTAATTGTTACTGAGGGTGACTCCGCAAAGGCTCTCGCGCAGAACTCTTTATCGAGTGACCAAAAGCGATATACAGGCGTATTTCCGCTTCGGGGTAAGCTGCTAAACGTGCGTAACAAGAATCTTAAGCGACTGAGGAACTGcaaggagttgcaggaacTGTTTTGTGCCCTGGGGCTTGAGCTAGATAAAGATTACACCGACGCCGATGAATTACGGTACCAACGCATACTTATCATGACAGATCAGGACGCAGATGGCTCACACATTAAGGGTTTGGTTATCAACGCGTTCGAGTCTTTGTGGCCCTCGTTGCTGGTACGCAATCCTGGGTTCATCTCTATATTCTCCACACCCATCGTAAAGGCACGACTGCGCGACAAGTCGGTGGTATCCTTCTTCAGCATGAAGGAGTTTCACAAGTGGCAGCGCTCAAATGCAAATACACCATACACATGTAAGTACTATAAGGGTCTCGGTACTTCTACCACTGCTGAGggaaaagagtacttcaagGATATGGAGAAACACACAATGCGCTTACTCGTGGACCGCTCCGATCATAagcttcttgacaatgtttTCGACTCACAGGAGGTAGAATGGCGAAAGGACTGGATGACCAAGGCGAATGCTTTTACCGGCGAGGTAGATATTGATCGTAGCAAGAAAATGCTAACGGTCACAGATTTTGTGCATAAGGAGATGGTTCATTTCGCCCTTGTTGGTAATGCCCGTGCGCTTGCGCACTCTGTAGACGGGCTTAAGCCTTCTCAGCGAAAGATTATTTGGGCTCTTATGCGGCGGTCCGGTAATGAGGCGGCGAAGGTGGCACAACTATCAGGTTACATATCAGAAGCTTCCGCTTTTCATCATGGTGAGACTTCATTGCAGGAGACGATGATTAAGATGGCGCAGAGCTTCACTGGTGGTAACAACGTCAACCTTCTCGTCCCTGAGGGTCAGTTCGGTTCTCGTCAGCAACTCGGTAATGATCATGCGGCGCCCCGTTACATTTTCACAAAGCTTTCAAAAGTAGCCCGCTTGCTTTTCCCTAGTGAAGATGACCCATTGCTAGACTACATTGTGGAAGAGGGTCAGCAGGTGGAGCCGAACCATTACGTTCCAATCCTACCGCTGCTCCTCTGCAACGGAAGTGTGGGCATCGGTTTCGGTTTTGCGTCGAATATTCCACCATTCCACCCGTTGGACGTATCTGCAGCGGTACGAGCGATGATTAGCGGCGAAGCTGCCAAGTCGGTTGTCCGTCGACTTGTGCCGTGGGCTGTAGGCTTTCAGGGTGAGATACGTCGTGGCCCCGAAGGAGAGTTTATTGCTGTGGGAACGTATACTTACTGTAAGGGTGGTCGTGTGCATGTTACGGAGCTTCCTTGGACGTGTAGCGTTGAAGCATTCCGTGAGCACATTTCTTACCTCGCCACAAAGGATATTGTTAACCGCATTGCCGACTATTCCGGCGCCAATCACGTTGACATTGATGTGGAAGTTGCTCAGGGTGCGGTGAACACGTATGCTGAGTGCGAGTCGGAACTTGGCCTCACGCAACGTATTCACATCAACGGTACAGTCTTTTCACCGAATGGAACTCTTTCACCTCTGGAAAGTGACCTCACACCCGTCCTCCAGTGGCACTACGACCGCAGACTTGATTTATATAAAAAGAGGCGACAACGTAATTTGACGCTGTTGGAGCAGGAATTGGCCAGAGAGAAGTCGACACTCAAATTTGTGCAACACTTCCGTGCCGGCCACATTGACTTTGCGAATGCTACGGAGGCAACACTTGAAAAGGTGTGTTCAAAGTTAGGGTTAGTACGTGTAGATGACTCGTTCGACTACATTTTGCGTAAACCCATCACGTTCTATACCAAAACAAGTTTTGAAAATCTTCTCAAGAAGATCGCGGAGACGGAGCGGCGCATTGAAGCTCTCAAGAAGACAACCCCTGTGCAGTTGTGGTTGGGCGAACTTGATCAATTTGATCGCTTCTTTCAGGACCATGAGAAAAAGATGGTGGAGGCTAttttgaaggaaagaaggcagCGATCACCCCCGAGCGACCTTCTCCCTGGTCTTCAACAGCCGCGtctggaggtggaggaggcaaAGGGTGGTAAAAAATTTGAGATGCGGGTTCAGGTGCGAAAGTACGTCCCTCCACCAACCAAGCGGGGAGCAGGGGGCCGTAGTGATGGTGACGGAGGCGCAACTGCGGccggtgctgctgcagccgTGGGGGGAAGAGGTGAAAAGAAGGGCCCGGGACGAGCCGGTGGGGTTCGACGTATGGTACTCGACGCCCTTGCGAAGCGTGTGACACGTTTGCTGCCGCGTCTGCTGTTCTAG